The nucleotide window CTGGTTCCCATGCTGTCACAGAGTAGTCCATACAGCCAACTTTCTCCATAATTCGACGCTCCACAGGGCCACCCTCAAATATGCCCATGAGTACTGGAACCTGGATGAAACATAGTAGTTGCTTTCAATCTAAAATTGTAACTGTTTCACTTGTTATACATCACATAGTGGATTGTACATCATTATCAGAATGAGATAAGGAAATCTTACATCAAAAGGTATTGTAGATGAGAATACTTCCGACATTTTGACATCCTCTATGCCTAAGAAAGATCCACCTTCCTCATTTTGGAGGTCTTTCGTTTCTGATTCCTCTTCTACCAGCTGAATTTTTTCTTCAGGGGTCAAAGACCTCGCCTTCCACAGTGCCATTATTGTTCTGCAAAGTACGCAATTCACATTTTTTAAGAACATGCTcatgaagagagaaaaataaacCGGACAATAAATTGGTGTCCTTTAAGTAGTTTATTGTGATGGCCAGCCACATATGACGAGTTAATGTTTATCATCCACGAAACTAACTTACTTATGTGCCGCGTTGAATGACACAAAGGATTGGAGATGAAACTTGAGTCTCCCTTCATCGTCCAGTTGCTTTGCTCCATGCCTTGCATCCATTCCTCTGCCCTTGCGAAGAGTAATCAGCAGAGATGGGCTTCCCATCGAAGATAGAGTTGCAGGGAGCAATTGAATCTCTTCAATATCTTCCCAAAGAAAGAAGAATTTTGTTTTGTGGCCAAAAAGATTTGTGTAGAACCCAATAATTCTTGGGGATAAAAACAAGCGACCCTGCAAGACAGCCATAAGACTAAGCAGCCGAGCAGTCATACGAAACAGATGTTTATGTCTAATTAAGGTGTTAATTCAGATTAACAGTAGCATGACCATGTGAAATATGACACTGATTACTGGTAATCATAAGTATGCTTAAGTGGTTAACAGACAATATTTGATagtccctccgtcccataatgtaagacgttttttgacactaatAATGTAGTGTCAGAAAACAACTtacattatgggacagagggagtacctTTTTATAGTAGAGCAGGAAAATCGAAACAAGGCAGAAAGATGAATAATTATATTGTTTTAACTGGGTTCAGAAACTGAATAAGTTTGAACAGAATCTTTGTACTACATCATACTGGCTGAAAATAGTGACCACCATTGTAGATTTGCATACTTTTGTAATCTGGAATGACAGTTGTGCCTATAGCTGACTCTTTAATTTGAGGATACTGAATCCACTTTCTCAGCACATGGTACTGTATTACAAAATGAATGAGGATTTGCTTGCAGTACAACAGAAACACAGCAGAAGCAAATAAATTTACCTGTGTGAGCATCTTGCGCTTTAAATGGCAGGTAAAATCATTGATAAGGAATTCTTCTGGTGGCAAAGAAAAGATCTTCTGGAACTCTAGGTTCGTGTGAGGTGATCGCATAGCAATCTGCATAATGAGATTGGCATCAATCAAGTCATGGACTGATTATATGTACCGTATACACCTTTATTTGTTCTGCACACTTGTGCATTTCAAAATTTCTCACTAAAATTGTAGACAGGTGTTGCATGTGATAAAAGAAACATACTTAATGACAAATAAGCATGCGAACTTTGGTCTTCTTGGTAACAGTGCAAATGATTATATTCTTCTAGAACTTTTAGCAAGTGAACATTTTCCAAGTTCTAATATGCTCTACATTTATAAATTCTATGAATGTACACAATTGTAGTATTTGAGTGATAGGCACATATGGTCCTAAGAGTATGATTTGGTTTTATCACTTGATGATAGAGAATAGAGACCTTACCTTTCTGCCAACCTCTTTCTCCatcctgtccaggtaatccttCACAACTTCTGTACCCCTTGAATTGTTCAAGAAAATTCTCAAATGTAATTTTGATTGACATGCTTGAGCCAGCTTTCCTTTGAGAGGAATCCAAATGTCGGCAAGCTCAGATATACTATATTTCAAGAAATTTACTTCAACGTGACCAAGGGAGGCAACTTCATCAAAGGGTCCATCAAAATCATATACGTTTATTTCCATCACTGAGGGTGGGTCTTCCATGGCATCAAATTCAAAAATTTCTGCAAATTTTGAAAAGGTTATAATGAAACCTTGCCACTCGAAAGACCTAAAAATACTTACAAATAAATAGAGGTTTCTTTGAGCACGTTAATACATTTTGGTTATTGGGAGTTCTACAGTTTAGCACTATGTGAATTAAAGCAAAATGCTAGCAAATGTAAATAGGTCAAATAAAGATGGCTTCAAATACGTTCTAGCGAGTTAtcaatactccctccgttccaaaataagtgccATGACatttattttggaacagagggagtagctagtaaatattgcaaaataaataaattataaGCTGGATTCAAATGCATTTCTAacgagttatgagatggctagtAAATATTGCAAACAAATTAAATTATAGCTTTACCATTCCACTGAGGCTCAAGAGTGTGAAACTTAATCGAGCTTGTCTTTGTCTGTCCATTGCAAGTAAATACAACATATGGATCAGAGTAACCAGATGACTTTGTTGCTGATAAGTTGGTCCCATCTATCAAAGCAACAGTCAGCAACCAGCCATCGCCTTTTGCTTTGACACCATGATCACCGCCTACACATTCCAAAAGACCATGTAAGCAAAGTTTGCTGATAAGTGCAGATTATGAGAGTATATGTCCAGACCGGGGGCATTCCCTCTTTGAAAAAATAAGAGTATATGTCCATAATAATAACTGAAGATTCTgttgaagaaaaataaaaagtaaCAGTAACCCTTTTTTGCATCAGAATATTCGTAAAGAAGCATTTTTATCTTGTCACTGAAATTATTCGCAGTGTTCTGTTAAATAACACATGAGTTCATGCATAATGCTTCTATTCCTACTAGGAAAAAGAACGGGAGTAAAACCAGAAAGGAAATATGAGCTACCTCTTTGCCTCCTTGCCTGGACAAACCGTGCAATCATATTAAGGACACGTTGTCCTTGCAGAACAAGGACTCCACAAACCACAACTTCACCAACAGAATCTGGCAAGTCCAGGCCAGGGAACTCGAGACCTTGAATTATACTAGGACTTGCAAGGATGATGTGTGCAAAAACATAGATAAATGCAACAACGGAGGATACAACAGTAAAATTTCCAAAGATTCGGAATGCTAGTTTCCAATCGGATTCTGTTTCCGGTTGCACTGAAGACAAGCTTTCATTATTTGTTGTTGTATCTTTTGCATCAACTGGTCTGACATTTTGAGCCAGAAGTTCAGAGAACTGACTGAAGTTGTCCTTCAGTCCTTGTTTTGCACCATTTTCTATCATGCCCTTCATCATGGTACTTTGCATGAAATTTAAGCGCCACGAGATTACAAGCCGTGAAGATCTTTCATCATCTCTTAGTTCAGGCCCTGGCATTATACAGGTTAAAATCTCCACCCTAAAATTATTGCCAAAAGGGACTTCAGGAGTACTGACATCTGCTAAAACTGCATACATATCTCCATCTGCCTTGAGATATGTCACGTCTTCTGTTGCTTTCACGGCCTTAACTAGTTTAGTAGCAGCTTTTGTGTAGGTTATAACCCTCTTCAAGATCTCACCATCATTTTCAAGTCTCCATTGTTGAATATCCAGACCGGTAGTCCCTTGCATCTTCGCTAGTGATTGCAGAAAGTCTGAACTTGGTGAGAAAAGAAGTGTATTCAAGTCATTGGGTGCAACGGCATAAACCTGATCAATAAGAATTCCACCTGACAAATTTCCAGGCATATCATTCCcttcatgcttagatgcaaaggCTTTTAGTAGTTCATCAAATGACATATTTGCACTAGTTTCAAAATCCTGCTCATCAGAAAGTTGTGAGCTTGTTAATGGCATTTCTTCAAGAGTGTCCAAACCACGGTCATGCTTGAACACAGGTGGAACAGAAGCTTCTGTGTCTTTTGGTTTTACTGAAAAAAATTGATTTAGCCGGTTGACAAATGATGGACCAGCATTTGATTTATCCTGCTTAGTAATTTCTGCTTCATCAGTAACTGGTGGCGACGTGGATAGTTCTATAGGAATATTTGGCAAAGAAGATCCCTTCCTTAATTCACTTGATTTGTCTGAACTTGATGCAAAGTCGTCTGAAGCCCAATGTGCAAGTGTCGCTGTCTCTTCAGGGTAACTTTGAGATAGAGATATGGTAAGATGAATTTCTCCTACAGAATATTTTAGCAGCGTGTAAATAGTTGCCCACACTGAAAAATAGGCTGCAGTCTATGCACAAATAACCAAAGAGGATAATCATGTCGGTGAGATAGGCACCATTCTTATTCACCTCATTACAAGCCAAAATAGTGAATATTTGATGCTAATAGAAAAAGAGTCCCCATAGTCTAGTTTTCTATAATTCCTAACAGATTAAGTCATTAAATACATCATTCAAGGGATAAACAGCTGATAGTGGGTTGGAAGCTAAGGATAAGTATAAAAAAGGCAGTAAAGCTATGACAGGCATACATCCACTACTGTATTGATTATGTCAGAAGTTTTGGATAATCTGGGAAGCAATATGTTCCCAGAAATGATAAGGAGCTGCTAATTGTTTCATAGCCCAACGGCGTGGCACCCTGTTCCTCGGGAACCAACTATAGATTGATTCATAGCAACTGCGGCTGGTGGGTTATCGTATGAATTCTCCCTAGACCTGTTGCTTGCAAGCCTTCAGATGAGTACACAATTAACTAAGAAAAGAATATGAACAACATGATGTATGGAAGGTCACGGACAGAAGCTATTGCCGAAAAGAGGATGCACCAAGGAGGGTTAAACTAGCACAACCCCATCTATCACAACACTGGGTCGGTCACTGTCCAACTACACGAATTCAGAAAAATCAACACCACATTATTATCACCATGAAACAATTATATTTAACTAAGAAAAGAACAGGGAAAAAAATGATGTGTGGAAAGAAGATGGTTACCGCAATCTCTGATCTTGGACTTCTTGCTCTTGGGCTGCAGCGGGTACCAGCGCGTCCCGAGGGAGCGGTTGTCGGCGTCGAGCACGGCGGAGAGGGGCACCTTGACCTGGCCGAGGAAATCGTCGGAGAAGTACTTGTCCTCGTCGGTGATGCGTATGAGGAGCTCCTCCTTGAGGTCCCCGACCCGGAAGGCGAACTCCTCGTCCCACACGGGGTTGGCCGACTTCCTGATCACCTTGGTCTTGGCCCGCTGCCTCCCCAGCTGCAGCTTGGCGTACGGGTCGCCCAGCCCCTGCGCCTCCGCCGCCGGGAGGTTGCGGGCCTCGATGACATGCACCACAAGCCTCatttccttttctttcctttttctgttGTTGTTGTCAAGATTGATTTGGGCGGTCTGCGTGGTTCAAATCAAATNNNNNNNNNNNNNNNNNNNNNNNNNNNNNNNNNNNNNNNNNNNNNNNNNNNNNNNNNNNNNNNNNNNNNNNNNNNNNNNNNNNNNNNNNNNNNNNNNNNNNNNNNNNNNTNNNNNNNNNNNNNNNNNNNNNNNNNNNNNNNNNNNNNNNNNNNNNNNNNNNNNNNNNNNNNNNNNNNNNNNNNNNNNNNNNNNNNNNNNNNNNNNNNNNNNNNNNNNNNNNNNNNNNNNNNNNNNNNNNNNNNNNNNNNNNNNNNNNNNNNNNNNNNNNNNNNNNNNNNNNNNNNNNNNNNNNNNNNNNNNNNNNNNNNNNNNNNNNNNNNNNNNNNNNNNNNNNNNNNNNNNNNNNNNNNNNNNNNNNNNNNNNNNNNNNNNNNNNNNNNNNNNNNNNNNNNNNNNNNNNNNNNNNNNNNNNNNNNNNNNNNNNNNNNNNNNNNNNNNNNNNNNNNNNNNNNNNNNNNNNNNNNNNNNNNNNNNNNNNNNNNNNNNNNNNNNNNNNNNNNNNNNNNNNNNNNNNNNNNNNNNNNNNNNNNNNNNNNNNNNNNNNNNNNNNNNNNNNNNNNNNNNNNNNNNNNNNNNNNNNNNNNNNNNNNNNNNNNNNNNNNNNNNNNNNNNNNNNNNNNNNNNNNNNNNNNNNNNNNNNNNNNNNNNNNNNNNNNNNNNNNNNNNNNNNNNNNNNNNNNNNNNNNNNNNNNNNNNNNNNNNNNNNNNNNNNNNNNNNNNNNNNNNNNNNNNNNNNNNNNNNNNNNNNNNNNNNNNNNNNNNNNNNNNNNNNNNNNNNNNNNNNNNNNNNNNNNNNNNNNNNNNNNNNNNNNNNNNNNNNNNNNNNNNNNNNNNNNNNNNNNNNNNNNNNNNNNNNNNNNNNNNNNNNNNNNNNNNNNNNNNNNNNNNNNNNNNNNNNNNNNNNNNNNNNNNNNNNNNNNNNNNNNNNNNNNNNNNNNNNNNNNNNNNNNNNNNNNNNNNNNNNNNNNNNNNNNNNNNNNNNNNNNNNNNNNNNNNNNNNNNNNNNNNNNNNNNNNNNNNNNNNNNNNNNNNNNNNNNNNNNNNNNNNNNNNNNNNNNNNNNNNNNNNNNNNNNNNNNNNNNNNNNNNNNNNNNNNNNNNNNNNNNNNNgggggggggggggggggggggggggggggggggggggggagccaCCCCGTCTCCCCCCCTACGCTACCACTTCCTCCTCTTACCACTACTACTACTTGTACCGCGCCGCGCCCTCTCTTCCTCTCTTTTGTTGTGCTCCTCTCCTCCTCTGCTGTACATCTCTCTCTTATCTCTCCCAGAAAATTCCCTCTCCGTCCAGCCAGCCCCTCTTTTTTTCCCCCTCTCGCCGAGAAAAAAAAATAGTTTCTACCCGGGCCTGGGCCGCCGGAGCGAGCTTCTGGCCGCGCCCCACCGCCTGGGGTCTCCCGGCGCCGGCTGGATCTGAGGACGAGCCGCGGTTCGCTCGCTTCTTCCTTCAAGGTGCGCGCCGCCTCTCCCTTCTTTCGTACGTAGCTTGTTCATGTCTCTGTTTGGAGCTTTGGATTTGGGAACTCCGGTAGCGCGAATCTGATGATTTGTGTCGGTCCCAGCACAGCGTCCGGTGGTTTGGATCCATTTTTTTATGCTCGGGAAGCTGCGGTGTCGCTGGATTTGATTTTACTTTATTTTCCACGGCTGCCGTTTTCTTATGCTGATCACGCGGATTGCTTTGATCCGGGGTGTTTTACTTTTCTGTTGATTTGGTTCGGGTTTTCACGATTGGGCCGGCGACTTTCGGTGGATTTCACTGTGGCTCGTGACCCTTCTACAGCAGTCTTTGTCGTCTAGTTCAATTTCAATTATCGGTTTTCCTCCAGGAGCCATCCTCCGTTTTTAGCAGCAAGCGTGAAATGATTCCTTCTGCATACACGTTTTTTTCAGATGGATTTTTTTAATGAAAATAACATAATTTTCCTTAATTTAATTGTCACCATGTTTTCGATTATAGATTTTTTTACTAATAGGCTTCCCTTATTAAATAGGCAAAAAAAGGAACGCTCAGTATTTAAATAGAGTTTaataaaataaattatatatTTATTCGCTAAGGAGATGTCAAAATCTATGTATTTTAGCTTTATCCGCTAAAGCGTGCTTAGGTGCGCACGAACTGAAAATATCTCAACTTTCAAAAAATATATAACTTTCATATAAAACAACTTTTTGTACCACTTTCTTCGCACGAACAAATAGTCCATTTCGTTTCCTTTGCTTTTTCTTTTCCATTTCCATTTTCCTAATGGGCTATCTAATGCCATTTTTTAGTACTAGAAATCGATCATTTTAAGTTTTCACATTAAAAATAAGCACCTCCTAATGTTTCCTAGTAGTTTCAGCCCGACAAAATCAATATTGTGATGTCTTTGTTCCCTTCATTTTTATAACTCCTGTTTGATATTATTCCCCGCATTTACGATGCTTGTTGCAAACCGCATATTGTCCGTAGATGATTCGCAAAGTTGTGATAGAATATAGTTCATTCAAATGTAAACAATGATATGCTTGCAGTACCTATTGACCAGTGGGGAATATATACTTGCAAGCAACCATTGTGAATTATAGAAGGTACCGAGAGCAGAAGATCCCAAGACTAGTGGTTTGTACTTTTGTAGTGGGACTCCTACTTCTTTATGCTGGTCGGTAAATTGAGGCGGAGTCCACGGGCCTACGTGCCCATCGAAACCTAAAAATCTTCTTAATGTAGATGGCGGCAAGATGTCCCAATTAGGAAGTAGATATATATTATCCATGGTTTTATATTATTGTTACGTTGATGCAAGACGTCTATGTGGCGCAGCATGATTGTTGCTGCATGTTTTGAAAGCTTTTCTTTGTTTGAATTGAAAAGGCGGTTCCTTGGGTGCTGGTTTATGGTTTTATATCCTTCTCCGTCCTAATGAGTTCTACTAGCACACATTTTTAATAATTGCTTGTCACAACTACACAGGTTTCTTGCAAATTTGGGTGATCTTGAAAGCTCGTGAAGAAGGGGTTGTTGGCCAAGTAAAAGATCCTGGAGCTGGCTTAGGGTGTTGTCCATAAAAAAAATCATGGGTGCTCTCTGCGATTACTGTGGGGAGCATAGGTCCATGGTTTACTGCCGATCCGATGCGGCTTCTTTGTGCTTGTCATGCGATCGCAATGTGCATTCAGCTAATGCTCTTTCTCGGCGCCATACGAGAACACTTCTGTGTGACCGGTGTGCTTCACAGCCTGCCATGGTCCGCTGCCTAGAAGAGAACACCTCACTTTGCCAAAATTGTGACTGGAATGGGCATAGTGCTGGATCCTCTGCTGCTGGACACAAAAGACAGAACATAAACTGCTATTCGGGGTGCCCATCATCTGCAGAGCTTTCGAGAATGTGGTCATTCATTTTGGATATTCCTAATGTGGCTCATGAGCTGAATTGTGAGCAAGTAATAAGCATGATGAGCATCAGTGACAGTGCTGTCAGTAATGGAGACAATGCTCAAGGGGACAACAGTTTGTTAGATATGGCTTGCGCAACACTTGATGAAGAAGACAAGCAAAAGTCTGTGATAGGCTCATCTTCTGAAGCTGGTCTGAACCTTCTTCCACCTGCTAATAATCAGACAGCTGTATCTGTGGATTCGACGACAGCTAAGGTGCATTAAGATTTTCACATATCCTTCCACATGTAGAACTATTAATAAACTTATGCTGTTGCATATACTACTACAGTACTATCCCGCTATGCCATCGTTTTAAGATAGCCAGCAGCTTTCCTCCCTACAGTTGGCGAGTTCTTCACTTGCACCATATGTCATGATTTTATTTCATTTTGTGCACGCACACTGCAATTGTATATTTTTTGTTACTTACTATACAGAATTTATTGCAACTTAGTAAAAATATATACCCCTACTGGATACAGAATTTATTGCAACTTAGTAAAAATATATACCCCTACTGGATACAGAATTTATTGCAACTTAGTAAAAATATATACCCCTACTGgaattttttccaaaaataaacGCTGCCTACAATATGCTAGCATTGGTGGGATTACAAATGAATCTTGATTCTTGCCATGTCATGGGTCATTCAGGACATTTTTGGAAATGTGAGCATGACAAGGTTACATGGCATCCCACCAGTGGAGTGATATGTAAGATTCATTTTCAGAAACAAATTAGGGTGAGTTTCTTTTAGAATATTTTTTTTAAATCTTTGTTTTGGGGAACAAATTAGGATGCACTTTTGTTATAATTAGCATATGTAAGTGAATATTAACACAAGCCAGATGATAGGAAAGCTGTGCGTATCACACAAACTAATGCTGTGCTTAATTGGAATGAATACCTGCCATATTTATAACTATTGGTGGTCTACTACCACCTATGGGGTAAATAGCTAACCATGTAAAGTTGTAAACTATTGGCCATTCAATATGAGTAATGAATGGTCTACATGTAAGTTAGCGTACCGTAAGCATCTCCTTAGTGAGTTCTAAG belongs to Triticum urartu cultivar G1812 chromosome 7, Tu2.1, whole genome shotgun sequence and includes:
- the LOC125519021 gene encoding C2 and GRAM domain-containing protein At1g03370-like; this encodes MRLVVHVIEARNLPAAEAQGLGDPYAKLQLGRQRAKTKVIRKSANPVWDEEFAFRVGDLKEELLIRITDEDKYFSDDFLGQVKVPLSAVLDADNRSLGTRWYPLQPKSKKSKIRDCGEIHLTISLSQSYPEETATLAHWASDDFASSSDKSSELRKGSSLPNIPIELSTSPPVTDEAEITKQDKSNAGPSFVNRLNQFFSVKPKDTEASVPPVFKHDRGLDTLEEMPLTSSQLSDEQDFETSANMSFDELLKAFASKHEGNDMPGNLSGGILIDQVYAVAPNDLNTLLFSPSSDFLQSLAKMQGTTGLDIQQWRLENDGEILKRVITYTKAATKLVKAVKATEDVTYLKADGDMYAVLADVSTPEVPFGNNFRVEILTCIMPGPELRDDERSSRLVISWRLNFMQSTMMKGMIENGAKQGLKDNFSQFSELLAQNVRPVDAKDTTTNNESLSSVQPETESDWKLAFRIFGNFTVVSSVVAFIYVFAHIILASPSIIQGLEFPGLDLPDSVGEVVVCGVLVLQGQRVLNMIARFVQARRQRGGDHGVKAKGDGWLLTVALIDGTNLSATKSSGYSDPYVVFTCNGQTKTSSIKFHTLEPQWNEIFEFDAMEDPPSVMEINVYDFDGPFDEVASLGHVEVNFLKYSISELADIWIPLKGKLAQACQSKLHLRIFLNNSRGTEVVKDYLDRMEKEVGRKIAMRSPHTNLEFQKIFSLPPEEFLINDFTCHLKRKMLTQGRLFLSPRIIGFYTNLFGHKTKFFFLWEDIEEIQLLPATLSSMGSPSLLITLRKGRGMDARHGAKQLDDEGRLKFHLQSFVSFNAAHKTIMALWKARSLTPEEKIQLVEEESETKDLQNEEGGSFLGIEDVKMSEVFSSTIPFDVPVLMGIFEGGPVERRIMEKVGCMDYSVTAWEPVRADVHQRQVHCRLDKKVARREGEVMSTQQKSPLPDKNGWLVEEVMTLEGIPLGEFFNLHIRYQLEQTSSKQKSSSVQVFIGMAWLKSCKNRKKITQEVASKLSSRLKKIFSQLEKELIPAN